In Paenibacillus sp. BIC5C1, a genomic segment contains:
- a CDS encoding glycoside hydrolase family 43 protein: MTDSITFTNPILEQRADPWVYRHTDGYYYFSASVPAFDRIEIRRAQTLEELRDAEPVTAWHKRDTGPMSANIWAPEIHFIDGKWYIYYAAAHTSETNEGLFDHRMYVLENDSPNPLEGDWVEKGQIHTRWETFALDATTFEHKGIRYLVWAQKDPDIVGNSNLYISEMENPWTLRGEQVMIATPEYDWEIIGFKVNEGAAVLHRNGRIFIGYSASATDYNYCMGLLTADKDADLLDPASWVKSPKPVFQTCEANGQYGPGHNSFTVSPDGKTDILIYHARNYKDIEGDPLYDPNRHARAQVIHWNEDGTPDFGVPVPDGNAAAEAK; this comes from the coding sequence CCATTACATTTACCAATCCCATCCTGGAGCAACGTGCTGATCCGTGGGTGTACCGTCACACCGATGGGTACTATTATTTCTCCGCTTCGGTGCCAGCCTTTGACCGGATTGAGATTCGTCGTGCACAAACGCTGGAAGAGTTAAGAGATGCTGAGCCGGTAACGGCATGGCACAAACGTGATACAGGACCGATGAGTGCCAACATATGGGCACCTGAAATTCATTTTATCGATGGAAAATGGTACATATATTATGCAGCAGCTCATACCAGCGAGACGAATGAAGGCCTTTTCGACCACAGGATGTATGTGTTGGAGAATGATTCTCCGAATCCACTGGAAGGTGATTGGGTGGAGAAAGGACAGATTCATACGCGCTGGGAAACATTTGCATTGGATGCAACGACTTTTGAGCATAAGGGAATTCGTTATCTGGTCTGGGCACAGAAAGATCCGGACATTGTGGGTAACTCGAACCTGTACATCTCCGAAATGGAAAATCCGTGGACACTGCGTGGTGAACAGGTCATGATCGCAACACCAGAGTACGACTGGGAGATCATCGGCTTCAAGGTAAACGAAGGGGCGGCAGTGTTGCATCGAAATGGGCGGATCTTCATTGGTTACTCTGCGAGTGCGACCGACTATAATTATTGTATGGGTTTGCTTACTGCGGATAAAGATGCCGACTTGCTTGATCCAGCGAGTTGGGTGAAATCGCCAAAACCAGTATTCCAAACGTGTGAAGCGAATGGTCAGTATGGTCCGGGTCATAACAGCTTTACGGTATCACCGGACGGCAAAACGGATATTCTGATCTATCACGCGCGAAACTACAAGGACATCGAGGGAGATCCTCTCTATGATCCAAATCGTCACGCCCGCGCACAGGTCATTCACTGGAACGAAGATGGCACGCCTGACTTTGGAGTCCCTGTTCCAGATGGGAATGCTGCGGCAGAAGCGAAATAA
- a CDS encoding EcsC family protein: MDSRETLDRELEQILKWEKGQKDLFIWDKIGRLPFAMLDKVMPKALKQKIGDSLNEVGQYVQNGGKFLVQKKKVAELLQEEAIKSGYSMKADISYEDQDGETKDTTKIHSVEGLPLEVLDRTADNITDSRTRFAAAQGAATGIGGIVTIAADIPMVMGLSLKVLQEMALCYGYDPDEPQERIFIVKCLQFSSADIVGKKAIIDELADYDNPDKQVEVISQMQGWREVFNSYSESFGWKKLFQLIPIAGMVFGSVSNKNTIRDVAEAGKMLYKKRLILQRLSQ; this comes from the coding sequence ATGGATTCGCGTGAGACATTGGACCGGGAGCTAGAACAGATTTTAAAATGGGAAAAAGGGCAGAAGGACTTGTTTATTTGGGACAAAATTGGACGTTTGCCATTTGCCATGCTGGATAAAGTTATGCCCAAAGCGCTGAAACAGAAAATAGGAGACTCGCTGAACGAAGTCGGTCAGTATGTGCAGAATGGCGGGAAATTTCTCGTTCAGAAAAAGAAGGTGGCGGAACTGCTGCAAGAGGAAGCAATCAAATCCGGTTATTCCATGAAGGCCGATATCTCTTACGAAGACCAGGATGGAGAGACAAAAGATACGACGAAAATTCACAGTGTGGAAGGCTTGCCGCTTGAAGTGCTGGATCGCACTGCTGATAACATTACGGACAGTCGAACGAGGTTTGCTGCTGCACAAGGGGCTGCAACAGGTATCGGTGGCATTGTAACGATTGCTGCAGATATTCCAATGGTCATGGGGCTTTCCCTGAAGGTGCTGCAGGAGATGGCGCTATGCTATGGATACGACCCTGACGAACCCCAAGAGCGCATATTTATCGTCAAATGTCTGCAATTCTCCTCCGCCGATATTGTGGGCAAGAAAGCAATTATTGATGAACTCGCCGATTACGATAATCCGGACAAGCAGGTTGAGGTTATCTCTCAAATGCAGGGTTGGCGGGAGGTTTTTAATTCCTACAGTGAATCGTTTGGGTGGAAAAAGCTGTTCCAACTCATTCCGATTGCCGGTATGGTATTCGGTTCGGTGAGCAACAAAAATACGATTCGTGATGTTGCCGAAGCCGGAAAAATGTTGTATAAAAAGCGCCTGATTCTTCAGCGCCTTTCACAATAA
- a CDS encoding MFS transporter, giving the protein MQNSLSKDAAARSKAPPGLDAQGTVYRILIAISLVHLFNDSIQSVIPAIFPILKDSMHLTYTQIGWISFAINFTASIMQPVVGWFADKKPTPSILPIGMGFTFTGMLLLAFADSYMAVLISVIFVGLGSAAFHPEGSRVSHMAAGPRRGLAQSIFQVGGNAGQSLAPLLTRWIFIPFGLFGAIGFTGIAAAGIAVQIYIARWYGRMLQSGGYLRRQAAARRAPNPALRKKIAAAITILILLVFVRSWYVASIGSFYAFNLKDTFNLSTEDAQIYIFLFLAAGALGTFFGGPLADRFGKRNMIFLSMAGAAPLALLLPYANLFWTAVLLSIIGFIMLSSFSVTVVYAQMLIPGKIGTVSGLITGLAFGMGGLGALVLGNWIDVFGVSPVMQMCSFLPLIGIFTFLLPSDKLLNRWAEENGSED; this is encoded by the coding sequence ATGCAAAATTCATTATCCAAAGACGCCGCTGCGCGTTCGAAAGCTCCACCCGGATTGGATGCACAAGGTACCGTTTACCGGATCTTAATTGCCATCAGTCTGGTCCATTTGTTCAACGATTCAATCCAATCGGTCATTCCGGCTATTTTTCCGATTCTGAAAGACTCCATGCATCTCACGTATACACAGATCGGATGGATTTCGTTTGCTATTAACTTTACTGCGTCCATCATGCAGCCTGTTGTAGGCTGGTTTGCTGATAAAAAACCAACACCTTCCATTCTGCCCATCGGCATGGGCTTTACGTTCACCGGTATGCTTTTGCTTGCCTTCGCCGACAGTTATATGGCTGTCCTGATCTCCGTCATCTTTGTTGGTCTCGGTTCGGCGGCGTTCCATCCAGAGGGTTCACGGGTATCCCATATGGCCGCCGGGCCTCGTCGGGGTCTCGCTCAGTCAATCTTCCAGGTAGGTGGCAATGCAGGTCAGTCTCTGGCTCCATTGCTTACCAGATGGATTTTCATCCCGTTTGGGTTGTTCGGTGCCATCGGCTTCACGGGCATTGCTGCTGCGGGAATCGCGGTTCAAATTTATATCGCTCGCTGGTATGGACGCATGCTGCAATCGGGAGGATATTTGCGCAGACAGGCTGCAGCTCGTCGTGCTCCCAATCCAGCATTACGTAAAAAGATTGCTGCTGCCATAACCATTTTGATTCTGCTCGTCTTTGTCCGTTCGTGGTATGTCGCTTCAATCGGCAGCTTCTATGCGTTTAACCTGAAGGATACATTCAACTTGTCCACAGAGGACGCACAGATCTATATCTTCCTGTTCCTGGCGGCTGGGGCTCTTGGTACGTTCTTTGGCGGTCCACTGGCGGATCGCTTCGGTAAACGCAACATGATCTTCCTGTCGATGGCCGGAGCCGCTCCACTGGCGCTGCTGCTGCCTTATGCGAATCTGTTCTGGACAGCCGTGTTGCTGAGTATTATTGGGTTCATCATGTTGTCCAGCTTCTCGGTGACCGTTGTGTATGCACAAATGCTGATTCCCGGCAAAATTGGGACCGTCTCCGGCCTGATTACCGGTCTGGCATTTGGTATGGGCGGTCTGGGGGCACTCGTCCTGGGGAACTGGATCGACGTTTTCGGCGTATCTCCAGTTATGCAGATGTGCAGCTTCCTGCCACTGATCGGTATCTTCACCTTCCTGCTTCCATCGGATAAATTGCTGAACCGCTGGGCGGAAGAGAACGGGAGCGAAGATTAA
- the queF gene encoding preQ(1) synthase, producing MRQPDEMQDLTLLGNQGVKYTFEYDPGILENFDNKHPYRDYFVKFNCPEFTSLCPITGQPDFATIYISYIPDVKMVESKSLKLYLFSFRNHGDFHEDCVNIIMNDLIKLMDPRYIEVWGKFTPRGGISIDPYTNYGKPGTKYEQMAEHRMMNHDMYPETIDNR from the coding sequence ATGAGACAACCTGATGAAATGCAAGATCTAACATTACTGGGTAACCAGGGTGTAAAATATACGTTTGAATATGATCCGGGAATCCTGGAGAATTTTGATAACAAGCATCCGTACCGTGATTATTTTGTCAAATTCAACTGCCCGGAGTTCACCAGCCTGTGCCCGATTACGGGTCAGCCGGATTTTGCGACGATCTATATCAGCTACATTCCGGATGTGAAAATGGTGGAGAGCAAATCGCTCAAGCTGTACCTGTTCAGCTTCCGCAACCATGGTGATTTCCACGAGGATTGTGTGAATATCATCATGAACGACCTGATTAAGCTGATGGACCCACGCTATATTGAAGTATGGGGCAAATTCACGCCGCGCGGCGGCATTTCCATCGACCCGTACACCAACTACGGCAAACCAGGTACGAAATATGAGCAAATGGCTGAACACCGCATGATGAATCATGATATGTACCCGGAGACGATTGATAATCGTTAA
- the queE gene encoding 7-carboxy-7-deazaguanine synthase QueE — protein MSSVEQSKQARIPVMEIFGPTVQGEGMVIGQKTMFVRTAGCDYRCSWCDSAFTWDGSGKDLIRMITPEDVWNELRRVGGSRFSHVTISGGNPALLASLGGLVKLLRENSIRTAVETQGSRWQPWLADIDEVTVSPKPPSSGMNTDWAVLDDLIQRLAARPMERSHSLKIVIFDETDLDYARRVHARYPGTDLFLQTGNPDVTSADTPDLASSLLARYEWLIDQVSASDDLNDVRVLPQLHTLVWGNKRGV, from the coding sequence ATGAGTAGTGTGGAACAGAGCAAACAGGCTCGCATTCCTGTAATGGAAATTTTCGGTCCTACGGTTCAAGGTGAAGGCATGGTTATTGGGCAGAAAACGATGTTCGTCCGCACCGCGGGCTGTGATTATCGATGCTCCTGGTGTGATTCGGCCTTTACTTGGGACGGCAGCGGCAAGGATCTGATTCGGATGATTACGCCGGAGGACGTGTGGAACGAGCTGCGCCGCGTTGGCGGATCACGCTTCTCCCATGTGACCATCTCAGGTGGCAATCCTGCCCTGCTCGCTTCACTGGGCGGATTGGTTAAGCTGCTACGGGAGAACAGTATCCGCACCGCGGTAGAAACGCAGGGCTCCCGTTGGCAGCCTTGGCTGGCGGACATTGACGAAGTCACCGTCTCGCCCAAGCCACCCAGTTCAGGCATGAACACTGACTGGGCTGTGCTGGATGATCTGATCCAAAGATTGGCTGCTCGCCCGATGGAACGAAGCCACAGTCTGAAAATCGTGATTTTCGATGAAACAGACCTGGACTATGCCCGCCGTGTGCATGCACGGTATCCGGGCACGGATTTATTTTTGCAGACCGGGAACCCGGATGTCACTTCTGCCGATACGCCAGATCTGGCATCTTCGCTGCTTGCCCGTTATGAATGGCTGATTGATCAAGTTAGTGCATCCGATGATCTGAACGACGTTCGTGTGCTGCCACAGCTGCATACCCTTGTGTGGGGCAACAAGCGCGGCGTCTGA
- the queD gene encoding 6-carboxytetrahydropterin synthase QueD: MREPGTFRIVERLQRIGEDILPAQLRYHRKRVLVSKEFTFDAAHHLHCYEGKCKNLHGHTYKVVFGISGYPGETGLTVDFGHIKEIWKTQIEGYLDHQYLNETLPLMNTTAENMVVWLFEQMEHALQTEPYAALTEGGRTEFVRLYETPTSYAEARREWMIDE, from the coding sequence ATGAGAGAGCCCGGAACATTTCGTATTGTGGAACGATTGCAGCGGATTGGTGAAGACATCCTCCCTGCACAGCTTCGCTATCATCGTAAACGTGTACTTGTCAGCAAGGAGTTTACGTTTGACGCTGCGCATCATCTGCATTGTTATGAAGGCAAGTGCAAGAATTTGCACGGGCATACGTATAAAGTTGTTTTTGGCATTAGCGGTTACCCGGGTGAGACCGGACTGACGGTTGATTTTGGACATATCAAGGAGATATGGAAAACACAAATTGAAGGGTATCTGGATCATCAGTATTTGAACGAAACCCTTCCCCTCATGAACACAACTGCTGAAAATATGGTCGTCTGGTTGTTCGAGCAGATGGAACATGCCTTGCAGACCGAACCGTATGCCGCACTAACTGAGGGTGGTCGAACAGAGTTTGTCCGCTTATACGAGACGCCAACCAGTTACGCCGAGGCTAGACGGGAGTGGATGATCGATGAGTAG
- the queC gene encoding 7-cyano-7-deazaguanine synthase QueC: protein MNEEKAVVVFSGGQDSTTCLFWAKQQFAEVEVVTFDYGQRHKLEIECAAEIARDLGVQQTVLDMSLLNQLAPNALTRTDVEITHEEGELPSTFVDGRNLLFLSFAAIMAKQKGARHLVTGVCETDFSGYPDCRDSFVKSMNVTLNLSMDYPFVIHTPLMWLDKAQTWKMADELGAFDYVRERTLTCYNGIIGDGCGECPACKLRKAGLDRYLEQRTDSAIVGTAGADVR from the coding sequence TTGAACGAAGAAAAAGCAGTCGTTGTATTCAGCGGCGGTCAGGACAGTACAACTTGTTTGTTCTGGGCCAAACAGCAATTTGCTGAGGTTGAGGTAGTTACCTTCGATTACGGCCAGCGTCACAAGCTGGAGATTGAATGCGCCGCAGAGATCGCCCGCGATCTGGGTGTACAGCAAACGGTACTGGATATGAGTTTGTTAAACCAACTCGCGCCCAATGCTCTCACTCGTACGGATGTGGAGATTACGCATGAAGAAGGTGAACTACCGAGTACGTTCGTCGATGGGCGGAATTTGCTGTTCCTCAGTTTTGCAGCCATTATGGCGAAGCAAAAAGGGGCTCGTCACCTAGTCACAGGTGTATGCGAAACGGATTTCAGCGGTTACCCGGATTGTCGGGATTCCTTTGTGAAATCGATGAATGTAACGCTGAATCTGTCCATGGACTACCCGTTTGTTATTCACACCCCACTGATGTGGTTGGACAAAGCCCAAACATGGAAAATGGCGGATGAGCTTGGTGCCTTCGACTATGTGCGGGAGCGCACACTGACCTGTTATAACGGGATTATCGGCGATGGCTGCGGAGAATGTCCTGCCTGCAAACTGCGCAAAGCCGGACTAGATCGCTATCTGGAGCAACGCACTGATTCTGCTATAGTTGGAACTGCGGGAGCAGACGTACGATGA
- a CDS encoding AIM24 family protein, giving the protein MHIHLNNAEAGGAGQVVTFSLIQDDRLHILHPQQIVAFRGPSSSRNDKFMNISGIYRKKKLIKSEITGPCQFVAALPPGFTMKEVELSENSDLLYDFRHLFFYSDGVTMHTKIQKIKNMLITRDAVKMKFSGKGKIGLLTQGQVCQQELHPTAPLYVDAGSIIAYPENAQLELTVYGNNLASQHMNYHWKMTGHGSVLFQAGRENHRLEQDMNDEGLFKRILKEVIPFGNVLIK; this is encoded by the coding sequence ATGCACATACACCTGAATAATGCCGAAGCTGGCGGAGCCGGACAAGTGGTCACGTTCTCGTTGATCCAGGACGACCGCCTTCATATTCTCCATCCCCAGCAAATTGTCGCTTTTCGCGGCCCAAGCAGCAGTCGGAATGATAAATTTATGAATATTTCGGGTATCTATCGTAAAAAAAAGCTCATCAAATCCGAAATTACCGGGCCTTGTCAATTTGTGGCCGCCCTGCCTCCCGGATTCACCATGAAGGAAGTTGAATTGAGCGAGAACAGTGATCTGCTGTACGACTTCCGCCACCTTTTCTTCTACTCTGACGGCGTCACGATGCACACCAAAATTCAGAAAATCAAAAACATGCTGATCACTCGGGATGCAGTGAAAATGAAATTTTCGGGCAAAGGCAAGATTGGATTGCTGACACAAGGTCAGGTCTGCCAGCAGGAATTGCACCCTACCGCACCACTGTACGTGGATGCAGGCAGTATTATCGCCTATCCCGAGAACGCGCAGCTTGAACTCACCGTATATGGGAACAACCTTGCCAGCCAGCATATGAACTATCATTGGAAGATGACAGGACATGGCTCTGTACTCTTTCAGGCAGGCCGTGAAAACCATAGACTGGAACAGGATATGAATGATGAAGGCTTATTTAAGCGCATTCTGAAGGAAGTCATTCCTTTTGGAAATGTATTAATCAAATGA
- a CDS encoding helix-turn-helix transcriptional regulator, which produces MTDRLIRLMRIITLVQAKPGILARELAERCETTERTIYRDMEALSAMHIPIANMGHGRGYMFISHFAMYPLNWSDEEAQAFMHLAEVMENIRPLLKPAFESAYEKVVASSQKNKTERVEWSEQISGLFKVGTSAWQNESTELLNHSLVTLLQAGISQNTIEGEYLFQGKKGIARMDPYCLIPREYRFDLLAYCHLSEKLRIFQVNRLYRVRILPRTFRKDDYLLQSHFRTPQELSGSTEWTAFKIRFSPHAVERVMQEQFFARPILTIEPEGTLLFEAILSDEEGFLTWLSQYGPDAEILEPEKCRLMMKERLERWKEIYN; this is translated from the coding sequence ATGACAGACCGACTGATCCGATTAATGCGCATTATAACTCTTGTGCAGGCCAAGCCGGGTATTCTGGCCCGTGAGCTTGCCGAGCGGTGCGAGACAACGGAAAGGACGATATACCGCGACATGGAGGCCCTCAGTGCAATGCATATCCCCATCGCCAATATGGGACACGGGAGAGGATACATGTTTATCAGCCATTTTGCTATGTATCCGCTGAATTGGTCTGATGAAGAAGCTCAAGCCTTTATGCACCTGGCAGAAGTCATGGAGAATATTCGTCCGTTGCTGAAGCCTGCTTTTGAGAGCGCGTATGAGAAAGTGGTTGCTTCGAGTCAGAAAAACAAAACAGAGCGAGTGGAATGGTCTGAGCAAATTAGCGGGTTGTTCAAGGTGGGTACTTCTGCTTGGCAAAATGAAAGTACCGAACTTCTGAATCATTCCCTGGTGACCTTGCTTCAGGCTGGAATTTCCCAGAACACTATTGAAGGAGAGTATCTGTTTCAAGGTAAAAAAGGGATTGCACGAATGGACCCCTACTGTCTCATTCCTCGTGAATACCGATTTGATCTGTTGGCGTATTGTCACCTGTCAGAGAAACTGAGGATATTTCAAGTGAACCGTTTGTACAGGGTTCGGATTTTGCCACGCACGTTCCGCAAAGATGATTACCTTTTACAATCTCACTTCCGTACGCCACAGGAACTTAGCGGCAGTACGGAGTGGACTGCATTCAAAATCAGATTCTCACCGCACGCTGTGGAGCGTGTCATGCAGGAGCAGTTTTTTGCACGCCCCATCTTGACGATTGAACCGGAGGGCACGTTGTTGTTTGAAGCCATATTGAGTGATGAAGAAGGATTTCTAACGTGGTTGTCTCAATATGGACCCGATGCCGAAATTCTGGAACCCGAGAAATGCCGTCTCATGATGAAAGAACGTCTGGAACGTTGGAAGGAGATCTACAACTGA
- a CDS encoding 3'-5' exonuclease — MPYIIYDLEFTVSRNTRYSSEIIDIGAVKVTEGENGLFVSDTFHTYVRPSNKSVLSADTIQFTGITQKDIDAAPLFPEALNQFIAWMGTESYYMCSWGPDDRTKLLSHCRTHQLDVAWITNHNDIQQQWSRTVRKEGKFRQLGLAQALELCGIEFDGTQHRALDDAINTAKVFIHQFDQFKLETNCAADDEGITSKVVYSSSVEDDEKDSPFGNLAHLFKSKE; from the coding sequence ATGCCATATATTATTTATGATCTTGAATTCACGGTAAGTCGCAATACACGTTACTCTTCTGAAATTATAGATATAGGTGCCGTCAAAGTAACGGAAGGTGAGAACGGCCTGTTCGTGTCGGACACGTTCCATACTTATGTTCGTCCATCCAATAAATCGGTGCTGTCCGCCGATACGATTCAGTTTACGGGGATTACGCAGAAAGACATCGACGCAGCCCCTCTTTTTCCGGAAGCGCTGAATCAATTTATTGCCTGGATGGGGACTGAATCCTATTACATGTGCTCCTGGGGACCAGATGACCGCACCAAACTGCTCTCTCATTGTCGCACTCATCAGCTCGATGTAGCCTGGATCACCAACCACAATGATATTCAGCAGCAATGGTCACGCACAGTACGCAAGGAAGGAAAATTCCGTCAGCTTGGACTCGCTCAGGCTCTTGAACTGTGCGGTATTGAATTCGATGGCACCCAGCACCGCGCTTTGGATGATGCCATTAATACAGCCAAAGTATTCATACATCAATTTGATCAGTTCAAGTTGGAAACCAATTGCGCCGCAGATGATGAGGGCATCACATCCAAAGTGGTCTATTCCAGTAGTGTAGAAGATGACGAGAAAGATTCTCCTTTCGGTAACCTTGCACACCTGTTCAAGTCCAAAGAATAA
- a CDS encoding FAD-dependent oxidoreductase, translating to MVSKKMKVTVITVAVFIILFSVAYAAFYIWNKNYKFNNNYVWQPLETVQSSTTLSDSYNVIVAGTDPEGITAALSAARNGMRVLLVEARDRNMLGGLMTEGGLNTLDLNYSPNQPQWLSSLRQPDFLNKGIFQEWFDQIEGSSFDTHTAANVFYRMIHSEPNIDLLMNVKHLEPITESVSGGQTTIMGMNITKEDGTIIKIATRSIIDATQDADIAAAAGVPYSIGRQDIGDGKSKMVSTLVFKLSGVTDEVWQKFREREGTGVDKMSAWGYGDARKYESTDPQRIKIRSLNIGRQNDDTILINTMQIFGVDPLDPASVKDGLEIGRKEAPLIVDFLKKNYEEFAGLQYAGTADELYVRESRHIYGEYRLTLADVMENRDHWDAIGYGSYDIDIQSTSVGNPGTIMLSPVQYGVPFRSLVPLKVDGLLVVGRAASYDTIPHGSARVVPLGMATGEAAGAAVKLAYVHKESFREISASEERAAELRKMLEKQGMDLSMHSFEKPEYMEHKDYRGLLAAASMYMASGNYNNDGWDLDTAMNPERYLSKLKRLQAMFPTFYTGSADKVVVSMKNASALPLTLDQAAYMLCLAMGVTEAETTPELALTQLQKQNFLSEKTLAGIANKNELTNGEAYMLIRDVVEYYSGVVFE from the coding sequence TTGGTTAGCAAAAAAATGAAAGTAACAGTAATTACGGTCGCTGTATTTATTATTTTATTTAGTGTAGCTTATGCTGCCTTTTATATCTGGAACAAGAACTATAAATTCAATAATAATTATGTATGGCAGCCATTGGAGACTGTCCAATCGAGCACAACGCTGTCCGATTCTTATAACGTTATTGTTGCTGGAACTGATCCGGAGGGAATTACGGCTGCGTTATCTGCTGCCCGCAATGGGATGAGGGTATTGTTGGTTGAAGCAAGAGATCGCAACATGCTGGGAGGTTTGATGACCGAAGGGGGGCTTAATACGTTAGATTTGAATTACTCCCCTAATCAGCCACAATGGTTGAGCAGTCTTCGACAGCCTGATTTTCTGAATAAAGGGATTTTCCAGGAATGGTTTGACCAGATTGAGGGCAGTTCATTTGATACCCATACAGCGGCTAACGTTTTCTATCGAATGATTCATTCCGAACCTAATATTGATCTTCTGATGAATGTTAAACATTTGGAGCCCATTACTGAGTCTGTCTCGGGAGGGCAAACTACAATTATGGGAATGAACATAACCAAAGAAGATGGAACCATTATAAAAATTGCAACACGTTCAATCATTGACGCTACTCAGGATGCAGATATTGCGGCGGCTGCTGGGGTTCCATATTCCATAGGAAGACAGGACATTGGAGATGGCAAGTCCAAGATGGTCTCTACGCTCGTATTTAAGCTAAGTGGTGTTACAGATGAAGTATGGCAAAAGTTCAGGGAAAGAGAAGGTACGGGTGTTGATAAAATGAGTGCCTGGGGATACGGTGATGCGCGAAAATATGAATCGACTGATCCGCAACGCATCAAAATTCGCAGTCTGAACATTGGGAGACAAAACGATGATACCATCCTGATCAATACGATGCAGATCTTTGGAGTAGATCCGCTGGATCCGGCATCAGTGAAAGATGGGTTGGAAATAGGGCGGAAGGAAGCACCTTTGATCGTTGATTTTTTGAAGAAAAATTACGAGGAATTTGCAGGGCTTCAATATGCCGGAACGGCGGATGAGCTCTACGTGAGGGAATCACGTCACATCTATGGGGAGTATCGTCTGACACTTGCCGATGTTATGGAGAATCGTGATCATTGGGATGCTATTGGATATGGTTCATACGATATCGATATTCAGAGTACGAGTGTGGGCAATCCTGGCACAATTATGCTGAGTCCGGTTCAATATGGCGTGCCTTTCCGTTCGCTTGTTCCGTTGAAAGTTGATGGTCTGTTAGTAGTGGGACGAGCAGCAAGTTATGACACGATTCCACATGGGAGCGCAAGGGTCGTCCCTCTGGGGATGGCTACTGGAGAAGCTGCTGGAGCAGCGGTCAAACTGGCATATGTGCATAAGGAGTCCTTCAGGGAAATCTCAGCTTCTGAGGAGCGTGCAGCCGAATTGCGTAAGATGCTGGAGAAACAGGGCATGGATCTATCGATGCACAGTTTTGAGAAGCCCGAGTACATGGAGCATAAGGATTATAGGGGGTTACTTGCAGCCGCGAGTATGTACATGGCCTCAGGTAATTATAATAATGATGGTTGGGATCTGGATACGGCTATGAATCCGGAACGCTACTTGAGTAAATTGAAAAGACTGCAAGCCATGTTTCCAACCTTTTATACAGGCAGTGCAGATAAAGTTGTTGTGAGTATGAAGAATGCTTCCGCTTTACCTTTAACTCTGGATCAGGCTGCGTATATGCTATGTTTGGCAATGGGAGTTACTGAAGCTGAAACTACACCTGAATTGGCACTTACTCAATTGCAAAAGCAGAACTTCTTAAGTGAGAAAACGCTTGCTGGTATAGCAAACAAAAACGAGCTTACGAACGGAGAAGCGTACATGCTCATCCGTGATGTGGTGGAATATTATTCGGGGGTAGTATTCGAGTGA